A region of Saccharomyces kudriavzevii IFO 1802 strain IFO1802 genome assembly, chromosome: 14 DNA encodes the following proteins:
- the CSL4 gene encoding exosome non-catalytic core subunit CSL4 (similar to Saccharomyces cerevisiae CSL4 (YNL232W); ancestral locus Anc_2.11), giving the protein MMSNLQFPKTAYPGKLICPQYSTENKDGEDIIFNYVCGSGTKLLHFEHNGRSIEAITATLVGTVKCEEEKNIDKEEEPEADQSTEEEQSVDASSSDVIKRIVKFIRVSVVPGGDDDCRTNKCANNDFANNLPKEGDIVLTRVTRLSLQRANVEILAVEDKPSPIDSGVGSNGMGIVAAGGGSGAATFSVSQASSDLGETFRGIIRSQDVRSTDRDRVKVIECFKPGDIVRAQVLSLGDGTNYYLTTARNDLGVVFARAANGAGGLMYATDWQMMTSPATGVTEKRKCAKPF; this is encoded by the coding sequence ATGATGTCCAATTTGCAATTTCCAAAGACGGCTTATCCAGGTAAACTAATATGCCCACAATACAGtacagaaaataaagacgGTGAAGACATAATCTTCAATTATGTCTGTGGTTCAGGGACTAAACTACTTCATTTTGAGCACAACGGGAGATCAATAGAGGCCATAACTGCAACACTAGTTGGGACAGTAAAATGTGAGGAAGAGAAGAACATTGacaaggaagaagaacctGAGGCTGACCAATCTACAGAGGAGGAGCAATCAGTGGATGCATCTTCTAGTGACGTGATAAAAAGAATAGTAAAGTTTATCCGTGTTTCAGTGGTTCCGGGGGGAGATGATGATTGCAGAACCAACAAGTGTGCTAATAACGATTTTGCCAACAATCTACCGAAAGAAGGTGATATTGTGCTGACCAGAGTGACAAGACTGTCATTACAACGTGCCAACGTCGAGATTCTAGCTGTGGAAGATAAACCATCTCCAATTGATAGTGGGGTAGGTAGTAATGGGATGGGCATAGTCGCCGCAGGTGGCGGTTCCGGTGCGGCCACTTTTTCCGTTTCTCAGGCATCATCCGATCTAGGTGAGACATTCAGAGGTATCATTAGGTCACAAGATGTGAGGTCCACCGACAGAGATCGCGTGAAAGTGATAGAATGTTTCAAGCCGGGCGATATTGTCAGGGCACAAGTTTTATCGTTAGGTGATGGAACCAACTATTATTTGACTACTGCCAGAAATGATCTGGGAGTAGTATTTGCCAGAGCTGCCAACGGTGCTGGCGGACTAATGTATGCTACAGATTGGCAAATGATGACTTCGCCGGCTACCGGCGTAACTGAGAAGCGGAAATGCGCCAAACCTTTTTAA
- the PDR16 gene encoding phosphatidylinositol transporter (similar to Saccharomyces cerevisiae PDR16 (YNL231C); ancestral locus Anc_2.12): MFKRFTKKREVPEEPKNLIDIDKPIKDLPASVSIPKERPLTDEQKKLYKEVLKHFSNPELKIYTSEKNRSEDDVKPLEEEEKAWLTRECFLRYLRATKWVLKDCIDRITMTLAWRREFGISHLGEEHGDVITADSVAVENESGKQVILGYENDARPILYLKPGRQNTRTSHRQVQHLVFMLERVIDFMPAGQDSLALLIDFKDYPDVPKVPGNSKIPPIGVGKEVLHILQTHYPERLGKALLTNIPWLAWTFLKLIHPFIDPLTREKLVFDEPFVKYVPKNELDSLYGGDLKFNYNHEVYWPTLVETAREKRDHYFERFQSLGGIVGLSEVDLRGTHDKLLYPVKSGKSTV; encoded by the coding sequence ATGTTTAAGAGATTTACCAAGAAGAGAGAAGTTCCTGAAGAACCAAAAAACTTAATTGACATTGACAAACCTATTAAAGACCTTCCTGCCTCGGTATCTattccaaaagaaagacCGCTTACcgatgaacaaaaaaaattgtataaGGAAGTTCTGAAACACTTCAGCAATCCTGAATTGAAGATCTATacaagtgaaaaaaataggtCGGAAGATGACGTCAAACCCctagaggaagaagaaaaagcttgGCTGACAAGGGAATGTTTCTTACGTTACTTGAGAGCCACCAAATGGGTGCTAAAGGACTGTATCGATAGAATAACTATGACTTTAGCATGGAGAAGAGAATTCGGCATCAGTCATTTGGGAGAAGAACACGGTGATGTAATAACTGCTGACTCCGTGGCAGTTGAGAATGAATCCGGTAAGCAAGTCATTTTGGGTTACGAAAACGATGCAAGACCCATTCTATATCTGAAACCGGGCAGACAAAACACAAGGACTTCCCATAGACAGGTGCAGCACTTAGTCTTTATGCTAGAAAGAGTCATTGATTTTATGCCAGCTGGTCAAGATTCCTTGGCTTTGCTGATAGATTTCAAGGATTACCCTGACGTGCCCAAAGTTCCCGGTAATAGTAAGATTCCACCCATTGGTGTAGGTAAGGAAGTGCTGCATATTCTACAAACTCACTATCCAGAAAGATTAGGAAAGGCACTTTTAACGAACATCCCTTGGCTAGCATGGACTTTCTTAAAGCTGATTCATCCCTTTATTGATCCATTAACCCGTGAAAAACTTGTGTTTGATGAGCCATTTGTTAAATATGTCCCCAAAAATGAACTAGATTCATTGTATGGTGGTGATCTAAAATTCAACTATAATCACGAAGTATACTGGCCAACCCTAGTGGAAACAGCGCGCGAAAAAAGAGATCATTATTTCGAAAGGTTTCAAAGCCTCGGTGGTATTGTCGGTTTAAGTGAGGTCGACTTAAGAGGTACTCATGATAAACTTCTCTACCCGGTGAAATCGGGAAAGAGTACCGTGTAA
- the ELA1 gene encoding elongin A (similar to Saccharomyces cerevisiae ELA1 (YNL230C); ancestral locus Anc_2.13), whose product MESLRTLCEISLMRNHSNLQSVSNVPYHLLKKILQKVKIPQLLRLEKSNVLLVFDDDELWLEFLKHDFPTNVQEQFVSRRDSICKYYFNFIMENDIELYQSDQDLLKSCIRQSVVKDTRNNKYRVPYRMLYAKYQQEVEKKQEESAERLRFEMQKLQQEREKKQTIVVDHTDYFKKRNPKKIARSDNEFHSQLYMKSLKDHESRLKHFRDGGFNIAKRHAQRVAFGGTAGRQPSAPKKVPVPSNAEPVKIGRQIDDSAAEKRDVTLQPIKKRRSESPSIFLSRKKPALPRAAPKVNTTISRDHSTAITNDHRTYPHNGPHTGIISSTPNVTANTVSKGHKKKKSGIFVRNAGPDGDTPSHVTTAAPTTRPYIHDPRK is encoded by the coding sequence ATGGAAAGTCTAAGAACATTGTGTGAAATCTCGTTGATGAGAAATCATTCCAACTTACAGTCTGTCAGTAACGTTCCCTATCacttgttgaagaaaatattgcaAAAAGTCAAAATACCGCAGTTGTTAAGACTGGAGAAAAGCAACGTTTTATTGGTGtttgacgatgatgaaCTATGGTTAGAATTCTTGAAACATGATTTCCCAACTAATGTGCAAGAACAATTTGTATCCAGGAGAGATTCCATTTGCAAATATTACTTCAATTTCATAATGGAAAACGACATAGAACTCTACCAGTCAGATCAAGACTTGCTGAAGTCTTGCATACGACAGTCAGTGGTCAAAGACACCCGAAACAACAAGTACAGAGTGCCATACAGAATGCTATACGCAAAGTACCAACAGGAagtggaaaagaaacaagagGAAAGTGCAGAAAGACTGCGATTCGAAATGCAAAAATTGCAGcaagaaagagagaaaaagcAAACCATAGTAGTAGACCATACTGactatttcaaaaagaggAATCCCAAGAAAATAGCAAGGTCGGACAACGAATTTCATTCGCAATTGTACATGAAGTCCCTAAAAGACCACGAGTCCAGACTTAAGCATTTCAGAGATGGTGGCTTCAACATTGCAAAAAGACATGCGCAACGTGTAGCCTTTGGAGGGACAGCTGGCCGACAGCCGTCTGCCCCCAAGAAAGTCCCAGTGCCATCCAATGCGGAACCCGTCAAGATAGGCCGACAAATCGACGACTCTGCTGCAGAGAAGAGAGATGTAACTCTCCAGCCcatcaagaagagaagatcCGAATCACCGTCGATCTTTCTCAGCCGCAAAAAACCTGCATTGCCCAGGGCGGCCCCAAAGGTTAACACTACAATCTCCCGAGACCATTCAACGGCGATCACTAACGATCACCGCACTTATCCTCATAATGGTCCCCACACAGGTATTATCTCATCCACGCCAAATGTCACCGCAAACACCGTATCAAAGGGccacaagaagaagaaatccgGCATTTTCGTACGAAATGCCGGACCTGACGGAGATACCCCCTCGCACGTGACCACGGCCGCGCCTACTACCCGCCCGTATATTCACGATCCGCGGAAATAG
- the URE2 gene encoding glutathione peroxidase (similar to Saccharomyces cerevisiae URE2 (YNL229C); ancestral locus Anc_2.14), which yields MMNTNGNQVSHLSSALRQVNLGNRNSNTTTDQSNINFEFPAGVNNNNNLNNSNSNSNNNNNNNSVQSSNNGRNGAQNDDNENNIKDTLEQHRQQQQAFSDMNRVEYSRITKFFQEQPLEGYTLFSHRSAPNGFKVAIVLSELGFHYNTIFLDFNLGEHRAPEFVSVNPNARVPALIDHSMDNLSIWESGAILQHLVNKYYKETGNPLLWSDDLADQSQINAWLFFQTSGHAPMIGQALHFRYFHSQKIASAVERYTDEVRRVYGVVEMALAERREALVMELDTENAAAYSAGTTPMSQSRFFDYPVWLVGDKLTIADLAFVPWNNVVDRIGINIKIEFPEVYKWTKHMMRRPAVIKALRGE from the coding sequence ATGATGAATACCAACGGTAACCAAGTCTCTCATTTATCCAGTGCCCTCCGCCAAGTGAACTTAGGAAATAGGAATAGTAATACCACTACTGACCAAAGCAATATAAATTTTGAGTTCCCCGCAGGTgtaaataataacaataatctcaataatagtaacagtaatagtaataataataataataataatagtgtTCAAAGCAGCAACAATGGCCGCAACGGTGCTCAAAATGATGACAACGAAAACAACATCAAAGATACATTGGAACAACATcgacaacaacagcagGCGTTTTCTGATATGAATCGCGTGGAGTACTCAAGAattacaaaattttttcaagagcAACCATTGGAAGGGTACACTCTTTTCTCTCACAGGTCCGCCCCTAATGGGTTTAAGGTCGCTATAGTACTTAGTGAACTCGGATTTCATTATAATACGATTTTCCTAGATTTTAATCTTGGAGAACATAGGGCACCTGAATTTGTATCTGTCAATCCCAATGCTAGAGTTCCAGCCTTGATTGATCACAGCATGGATAACTTATCCATTTGGGAATCAGGAGCTATTTTACAGCATTTGGTAAATAAATATTACAAAGAAACTGGCAACCCATTACTCTGGTCTGATGATTTAGCTGACCAGTCACAAATTAACGCATGGTTGTTTTTCCAAACTTCTGGCCATGCACCAATGATTGGACAGGCCTTACATTTCAGGTACTTTCACTCCCAAAAGATAGCAAGTGCTGTAGAAAGATACACGGATGAAGTTAGAAGAGTTTACGGTGTAGTAGAGATGGCACTTGCTGAGCGTAGAGAAGCATTGGTGATGGAACTAGACACGGAAAATGCGGCAGCATATTCTGCTGGAACAACCCCGATGTCGCAAAGTCGGTTCTTTGACTACCCTGTATGGCTCGTAGGGGATAAACTAACTATAGCTGATTTGGCCTTCGTTCCATGGAATAATGTCGTAGATAGGATTGGTATTAATATCAAAATTGAGTTCCCAGAAGTTTATAAGTGGACAAAGCATATGATGAGAAGACCCGCCGTAATTAAAGCATTGCGTGGAGagtaa
- the JJJ1 gene encoding Jjj1p (similar to Saccharomyces cerevisiae JJJ1 (YNL227C); ancestral locus Anc_2.15), translated as MKACYYELLGVESHASDLELKKAYRKKALQYHPDKNPDNVEEATQKFAIIRAAYEVLSDSQERAWYDSHKEQILNDTPPDADGYYDYEVDITVTGVTTDELLLFFNSALYTKVDNSAAGIYQIAGKIFAKLARDEIMTGKRLGKFNEYQDDSFEQDINNIGYLKTCDDYVNKTDKLLYPLFGYSSINYEYLKDFYKIWSSFNTLKSFSWKDEYMYSKTYDRRTKREVNRRNEKARQQARNEYNKTVKRFVVFIKKLDKRMKEGTKIAEERRKLKEQLRKNELKNLRTREKGGGPNGNDDKENFHLQSWQTIREENWDELEKVYDNFGEFEKPKDDKEDEILIYECFICNKTFKSEKQLKNHTNTKLHKKNIADIRKEMQEENITLGLDNLSDLENFDSADEVVKEKNDIDIEALQAELAEIERKLAEPSSESETEDENIKVELEIEVEDVSSDEDVQVHRKSEKKRKKNKNNEKMQTETDDSDFSDDNIDKRGEELNDLLASLNGKGIQIDDDEGWSTRSKKKKGKQPKKNSKSARGTPSLSTPPSSASSFSAAENCATCGESFDSRNRLFSHVKIAGHAAVKSKIKSGKVKASKK; from the coding sequence ATGAAGGCCTGTTATTACGAACTTTTAGGGGTCGAATCACATGCTTCTGATCTTGAATTAAAAAAGGCTTACCGTAAGAAAGCTTTACAATATCACCCAGACAAGAACCCAGATAATGTTGAAGAAGCCACACAAAAATTTGCCATAATTCGTGCCGCTTATGAAGTGCTATCGGATTCTCAGGAAAGAGCATGGTATGACTCACATAAGGAGCAAATCTTAAATGATACCCCACCAGATGCTGATGGCTATTACGATTACGAAGTGGACATTACAGTCACAGGAGTCACTACCGATGAGttgcttttgttcttcaattcCGCCCTTTATACTAAAGTGGACAACTCAGCTGCAGGAATCTACCAAATTGCAGGAAAAATATTCGCGAAGTTAGCCAGAGATGAAATTATGACTGGTAAACGGCTGGGAAAATTCAACGAGTATCAAGATGATTCCTTTGAGCAAgatatcaataatattggttatttgaaaacttgtGATGATTACGTGAATAAAACTGATAAGCTTTTATATCCTTTATTCGGATATTCATCCATAAATTATGAATATTTAAAGGATTTCTATAAAATTTGGTCATCATTCAATACTCTAAAAAGCTTTAGTTGGAAAGACGAATACATGTATTCCAAAACCTATGACAGAAGGACTAAGAGGGAAGTTAACAGAAGGAATGAGAAGGCTAGGCAACAGGCCCGAAATGAGTACAATAAAACGGTCAAAAGGTTCGTGgtattcatcaaaaagCTCGATAAAAGGATGAAAGAAGGTACAAAAATTGCAGAAGAACGACGTAAATTGAAAGAACAgttgagaaaaaatgaattaaaaaatttgagaaCTAGAGAGAAAGGTGGTGGTCCGAACGGCAACGAcgacaaagaaaactttcATTTACAGAGTTGGCAAACGAtaagggaagaaaattggGATGAATTAGAGAAAGTTTATGATAATTTTGGAGAATTCGAAAAACCTAAGGATGACAAAGAGGATGAAATATTGATTTATGAGTGCTTCATTTGCAACAAAACATTCAAGTCTGAAAAGCAACTAAAAAATCACACAAATACCAAATTgcataagaaaaatatagCAGATATCCGAAAAGAAATGCAAGAGGAAAATATAACGCTTGGATTGGATAATCTTTCcgatcttgaaaattttgattcaGCGGATGAAGttgtcaaagaaaagaatgacaTTGATATAGAGGCCTTACAAGCTGAACTTgctgaaattgaaagaaaacttgCCGAACCATCATCTGAAAGTGAAacagaagatgaaaatataaaagtaGAATTGGAAATAGAGGTGGAGGACGTCAGTTCGGATGAAGATGTGCAAGTACACAGGAAGagtgaaaagaagaggaaaaaaaacaaaaataatgaaaagatgCAGACAGAAACAGATGATTCCGATTTTTCTGATGACAACATAGACAAGAGGGGGGAAGAGTTGAATGATCTTTTAGCGTCATTAAACGGCAAGGGCATACAAattgatgacgatgaaggCTGGTCTACAagatcaaagaagaaaaaaggcaaaCAACCTAAAAAGAACTCCAAATCTGCAAGAGGCACTCCATCTTTATCTACACCGCCATCGTCAGCATCTTCGTTTTCTGCGGCTGAAAATTGCGCTACCTGCGGAGAATCATTCGATAGTCGAAATAGGCTGTTTAGCCACGTGAAGATAGCAGGTCATGCGGCAGTAAAAAGTAAGATAAAGAGCGGGAAAGTCAAGGCCAGCAAAAAATAG
- the CNM67 gene encoding Cnm67p (similar to Saccharomyces cerevisiae ADY3 (YDL239C) and CNM67 (YNL225C); ancestral locus Anc_2.16) — MTDFDLMNFPFNERLDSPVSDDAEVRDEEQIPQNWLNENHVGKSILPLFVNPEDVANCNFSNNRGAYEENKPLSTDRMNYARNTSFQGSPGLQERSNNEQNKSPEVIRSQKKDLPNFIHSTPRENSSTRHFTKASKQASSQETAEKLSAEISIEDFNGVKVPLQCSLSKESLQILENVLLGYQKKIIELSRDNLKQEERSNSLQRQLEAVTQSDVRSSSNEKKIGEQAVVIENLAKDFSDTKEMLEKANNTIQIKQTALLSLTDALRKVQLFEIPIGILFFELYESEDASSNLNEILQGKYPNIKGFLGASHLEEKNSLSQRFENATSEINDLRNELENKKTEIQTMRERNNNLLGTNKTLSKQNKALCEKFDKLSNDEKNILKGCNEEIKIKLESLNERLGSWEKSKENYEASLKNKDQMLGDFEKRTSTMSKELNHLRSRLGNLEGNTSERITIKDILQSRPDISAEECNLLMVDQIDSASLTDLQNIIKEIILAIEIPYPKLRRKIPLLAIKLKYENIMLSNFAQRLHRQIYKQEMNLKKFTDQAYYEFMAARRMDSINHHLERCLDHLYDHILEKMVK, encoded by the coding sequence ATGACAGATTTTGACCTAATGAATTTTCCATTCAATGAGCGCTTAGACTCACCTGTTTCCGATGATGCTGAGGTAAGGGACGAAGAACAGATTCCACAAAACTGGCTTAATGAGAACCATGTGGGAAAGTCAATTCTTCCTTTATTTGTCAACCCTGAAGACGTTGCAAAttgcaatttttccaataacAGGGGCGCATATGAAGAGAATAAACCATTGTCTACGGATCGCATGAACTATGCCAGAAATACTAGCTTTCAAGGATCTCCCGGATTGCAAGAAAGATCAAACAACGAACAAAATAAATCTCCTGAAGTAATTAgaagtcaaaaaaaagacttaCCTAACTTCATACATTCTACACCCAGGGAGAATTCTTCGACAAGGCATTTCACAAAAGCGAGTAAGCAGGCTTCTTCCCAAGAAACcgctgaaaaattatcagcaGAAATTTCCATAGAAGATTTTAACGGCGTAAAAGTTCCTCTGCAATGTTCTTTATCTAAGGAAAGTCTTCAGATTTTAGAGAATGTTTTACTGggatatcaaaaaaagatcatcGAATTAAGTAGGGATAATTTGaaacaagaggaaagaTCTAACTCTTTACAACGACAACTTGAAGCTGTCACGCAGTCAGATGTTAGAAGCTCaagtaatgaaaagaaaatcggAGAACAAGCAGTCGTTATAGAAAACCTAGCGAAAGACTTCTCAGATACCAAGGAAATGCTAGAAAAAGCTAATAACACTattcaaataaaacaaaCTGCACTACTGAGCCTCACTGACGCCTTACGCAAAGTACAGTTATTTGAAATACCGATTGGTATACTATTTTTCGAATTATATGAATCTGAGGAcgcttcttcaaatcttaATGAGATATTACAGGGAAAATATCCTAATATCAAAGGATTTTTAGGAGCTTCGCATTTGGAGgagaaaaattctttgtCACAACGTTTTGAGAATGCGACATCGGAGATTAATGATCTCCGAaatgaattggaaaataagaaaaccGAAATCCAAACTATGAGAGAGagaaataataatttaCTTGGTACAAATAAGACTCTTTCCAAACAAAATAAGGCCCtatgtgaaaaatttgacaaaTTAAGCaatgacgaaaaaaatattctcaAAGGAtgcaatgaagaaattaaaattAAGTTGGAAAGTTTAAATGAAAGACTGGGATCATGGgagaaaagcaaagaaaactaCGAAGCAtcattaaaaaataaagatcaAATGTTGGGAGATTTTGAGAAGCGGACAAGCACTATGTCAAAGGAACTGAATCATTTAAGGTCGCGCTTAGGAAACTTGGAGGGAAATACATCAGAAAGAATCACAATAAAAGATATCTTACAGTCAAGGCCTGATATTTCTGCAGAAGAATGTAATCTTCTCATGGTCGACCAAATTGATTCAGCTAGTTTAACGGACTTACAAAATATcattaaagaaattatacTGGCTATTGAAATCCCCTACCCAAAATTAAGGCGAAAAATTCCTTTATTAGCTATCAAACTGAAATACGAAAATATCATGCTATCAAACTTTGCCCAACGCTTGCATAGACAAATTTATAAGCAggaaatgaatttgaagaagtttaCAGATCAAGCATACTATGAATTTATGGCCGCACGTAGGATGGACTCCATAAATCACCATTTGGAGAGGTGCCTGGATCATCTGTATGATCATATCTTGGAGAAGATGGTCAAATGA
- the SQS1 gene encoding Sqs1p (similar to Saccharomyces cerevisiae SQS1 (YNL224C); ancestral locus Anc_2.17), producing the protein MAKRHSHYEGSRSRRARGGNSKRGGKGNGKGPVGRKLNKKSVSTNNWHNSSVPLGEGNLADVGIDFNVGRAFISPKTIEDYYFGRDAKNRSMKMGGLRPGNRNDSSNNLQAGGAAFRKRPMEFVKAKEVYDPSHDMIERLRGKNRLTHNNDIDKTNAQVNEEPVKVVDDTQDVTNEDDENEIDENSISQSSFPSFSSNEDEIRDTDLFFVDEEAQQELDLSKIKRVRIEEVRKPKEVAIEFNPILTIGKVELNVAEDDENEDVGVQIPNRRNKLYHPFADYISGVMQDIEDSDPSDDALDYEIETENSNDALYESFEDSELEDKSDFVGQYHYARNDAKSLPSPSPHLTQDIESLSINGTKLPENKNNDLPSPVSDEVEFGFKEEDFVINTNDIVITNIRMGGADNSYYLQCYRLLGDYDFHWIDQDLLADFITDELGLPEDRLPAYLSFVKNSLVPKVEPAEPTYSDVPISDSSDEESSYADDEVIDSSYVHSDMEEGLDDLIAYTLKHDTDRFKTFETKSLETQGKGKKKKLLIDESLALDTETLVTLQSKFNKRLETKARKRNAKEDFIDQENKNSNDMFKKYPYGFHIQNIRDEFESFFARNKDRLTFPPLDPHGNKTVMKIAKHYNLKSSKIGKANHTSVVVEKVKKTRWSTPNYNLIDQLLRQRPVFMRIDVKRPREEQAVFERTKTIRGKFQVKEGDIVGQNAPEIGNENIGRIMLEKLGWRSGEGLGTQGNKGISEPIFAKIKKNRSGLRHSES; encoded by the coding sequence ATGGCGAAAAGACATAGCCATTATGAAGGAAGCAGAAGCAGGCGTGCACGTGGTGGTAATTCTAAGAGAGGTGGCAAGGGGAATGGTAAAGGTCCAGTCGGCAGAAAACTAAACAAAAAGTCGGTATCCACAAACAATTGGCACAACTCATCTGTCCCGTTAGGAGAAGGGAATCTCGCTGATGTAGGTATTGATTTTAACGTGGGGAGGGCTTTTATATCACCAAAAACCATAGAAGATTATTATTTTGGTCGTGATGCCAAGAATCGGTCTATGAAAATGGGTGGTTTAAGACCTGGAAATCGGAATGACTCCTCAAATAATCTGCAGGCTGGAGGAGCAGCTTTCCGTAAAAGACCCATGGAATTTGTAAAAGCCAAGGAGGTCTATGACCCATCTCATGATATGATTGAACGACTACGAGGAAAGAATCGCCTCACCCACAACAATGACATTGATAAGACGAATGCGCAAGTTAATGAAGAACCGGTAAAGGTGGTTGACGACACCCAAGATGTCACCaatgaggatgatgaaaacgaaattgatgaaaattcaatttcaCAATCGTCTTTcccttcattttcttctaatGAGGATGAAATTCGAGACACCGATCTCTTTTTTGTAGATGAGGAAGCTCAGCAAGAACTGGATTTAagtaaaataaaaagggTCCGTATTGAGGAGGTTCGAAAGCCCAAGGAGGTTGCTATAGAGTTCAATCCTATTCTTACAATCGGAAAAGTCGAACTTAATGTtgcagaagatgatgaaaacgaagaCGTTGGGGTTCAAATCCCAAATAGACGTAATAAGTTGTATCATCCGTTTGCTGATTATATTTCAGGTGTAATGCAAGATATAGAAGACAGCGATCCCAGCGATGATGCACTAGATTATGAGAtagaaactgaaaatagCAACGATGCCCTGTACGaaagttttgaagataGTGAACTTGAAGATAAATCTGATTTTGTTGGCCAATATCACTATGCTCGAAATGACGCTAAATCTCTGCCAAGTCCTAGTCCGCACTTAACACAGGATATAGAATCTTTGTCAATCAACGGTACTAAATTGCCcgaaaataagaataacGATTTGCCATCTCCCGTTAGTGATGAAGTTGAATTTGGATTCAAGGAAGAAGACTTCGTTATTAATACAAATGATATAGTGATCACTAATATAAGAATGGGTGGAGCAGACAATTCATACTATCTGCAGTGCTACAGGTTACTAGGGGATTATGACTTTCATTGGATTGATCAGGACTTACTTGCAGATTTCATAACAGATGAACTAGGTCTTCCTGAAGATAGGTTACCTGCGTATTTGAGTTTTGTTAAGAACTCTCTTGTACCAAAAGTTGAACCAGCTGAACCAACTTACTCCGATGTTCCAATTTCTGACTCCAGTGATGAGGAAAGCAGCTATGCAGACGATGAAGTTATAGATTCTTCATATGTACATAGTGATATGGAGGAGGGACTGGATGATCTCATTGCGTACACACTGAAACATGATACAGATAGATTTAAAACCTTTGAAACTAAGTCCTTGGAAACTCAGGGCAAAggtaaaaagaagaaattactAATAGACGAATCATTAGCACTGGATACAGAAACATTGGTTACATTGCAGAGCAAATTCAACAAACGTTTAGAGACTAAAGCAAGGAAGAGAAACGCCAAGGAGGACTTTattgatcaagaaaataaaaattcGAATGACatgttcaagaaatacCCATATGGTTTCCATATTCAGAACATAAGGGATGAatttgaatctttttttgcaagaAATAAGGACAGGCTTACTTTTCCTCCATTAGATCCCCATGGCAACAAAACAGTGATGAAAATTGCCAAACATTATAATCTGAAgagttcaaaaattggGAAAGCCAACCACACTTCTGTAGTGGTGGagaaagtaaagaaaacgaGATGGTCTACTCCGAATTATAACCTCATTGATCAATTGTTAAGACAGAGACCAGTATTTATGAGAATCGATGTAAAAAGACCAAGGGAAGAACAAGCTGTGTTTGAGAGAACTAAAACGATTAGGGGGAAGTTCCAAGTCAAAGAAGGTGACATCGTCGGACAAAACGCCCCAGAAATTGGAAACGAGAATATTGGCAGAATAATGTTGGAAAAGCTTGGATGGAGAAGCGGAGAAGGTCTCGGTACTCAAGGTAATAAGGGTATAAGCGAACCAATTTTCGccaaaatcaagaagaacagATCGGGTTTAAGGCATAGTGAGAGTTAA